Sequence from the Amphiprion ocellaris isolate individual 3 ecotype Okinawa chromosome 1, ASM2253959v1, whole genome shotgun sequence genome:
CTGATAATACTGTGGCCTGTAGTGcatattgtttgtgtgtgtgtgtgtgtgtgttgatggcATTGTGCACATTCAATAACTGTCAGGCATGTTTGTTGCTTGCAGTGCTGCTGTTGATAATGCTTGTTCTGCTACATGGTGTTCAGGAGTGTCACTTTCATGCAATATTAAGCTGCAGTGTCATCCACATATTGTTTGCTTGCCATATCCATCATTATTCCAGCGTCCTGCCTCTTTTGTCTGTCTTAACCAGGAGCAAATCCCTCAGTGACATCCCGATGGTATACCCTGTGCGCAAAGATCCTGATGGAGATGCCATTTATGATGAAGGCCAGGACAATAGGAAGAATAGCATTGCTGCCAAGGACAGCGAAGCTCAGTGGCAGGATGTGAGTCATGTCTAAAAACAAAAGGATATTGGTAAAACAGTCCCACTACAAGGTCCATTTAGTATCTGTTCAGGAGCTTTCAAGTGTATCATGCCATTGTCTTTGGCAGATGAGATTTGCTGAgttgtattttcattatttttacaccatttttgactgcaaaaaaagtacatttgaaTTAATATTTACGATTGCATGCCAACTGGGGAGTCTTTATCTGTTGAAGAAAGATTGCTGATTATGATAAACATTTCCAGAACAGCTACTGAAATATGAGAGTAACTAATCATgccaatttaaaaaacatttgagttgtttttgtCAACGATTGCTTTCAAGGCCAAAgaatgatcttttttttctcagcagaTATGACATTCAGTACCGTGTGTCTGCGTCTTTAAATAGTGATAATGACATTTGATGTAGTTATATGCACACAGGCAACAGTTAAACTGGCTTATCTATGTTTCAGGATTTGACAAAGTGGAAGAATCGTCGCAGGAGCACAAAGTGGGACCTTCGCAGGAAATCACAAGACAGAGAACACGTCATTAACCAAATGACCAATGGAGCTGTGAAGAATGCAGGTGGACTGATAAAGAGGTACGCTCATGCTGTAATGGGAAATTTTAAGTTTACGCTGCCAAACGTAATTGCTaccaaatatttatatatacaagAGGTTTGTGAAGCTGCTGATCTAGCTTGGTAACTCTGCAACCTCATGCAATATGACACGTATCCTCCCCCCATGTTTTCTGCTTCTGCCCTCTCTTCCCTTACATGCCAATTCCCCAGAGATCAGCAGTCACCATGGAGGCATAAACAAGCCCCTCGTCCTTACTCCACCTCTCCTCCATCAAAACCATCGAGCTCTGATCTGCGGCCACACACTCGAGCTCTGCTGGCCCGCAGCTACGCCATTGAATCACCTTTCAGCCCCCATAGCGCAGCACATACAGGGGTAAGTTTACACTGAGgttctgttttcctctctgctctggatGAATACCTCTGGCTACTTTACTATAATTGTGGTCAAAATGTCCACATGAATGATGATTCAAAAGCTTTCTCATGTGCAGGTGCATTTGCACAAGATGGAAAATATtatatttggttttattttaccCTGCTCATCCCTGTTCCTTCTCAGGGATCATCAGTCGGAGCAATGCCTGCCTCTGATGGGAACATCTTGGGAGAGGATACCTACTTTGCCTCAGCGGCTACAGATGGAGCAGGAGTTGCAGCACCCTCTCTGGACCAGCCTTTCAGCTCTCATACCCAGGTCAAATCCCAGGGTAGCCCTCAAATTTTCCAGTCCACGTTGGAACTAACCCGGCCAGAAAACGTCTTTACAAGCCAAATCTCCACTCTTGTCACGCAGCCAAATGGCTCTGCGGAGTCAACCAGCAACAGGGACCCCACTTCATCCATGTCAAGTTATGAGAAACCTTCATTCTGCATTGAACCTGATGCAGTTAATCGGGCTGGAGTTGATGCTTGGGAGGACTTGTCACACCAGAACCACAAGTCTAATGAAGAAAGCCAAAAATCATCTTGGGAACCAGCAGTGGATCAAGGTAGAGCCCAGCGGGCTGCAGGCGTCTACAAGTACCTGTCCAGAGCTGGGACGTGGTCCGGCTCGGCCAGCCTTCCCAGAGGTTTCCGTCGGTCTGAGGGTTCAACTCGTCTTTCTTCTGCCATCACAGCCAGACCGTTTGGGACGAAGCAGTCCAGAATGTCCTCACTTCCGAGACTGTGCAGTGTGAGTTCATTGGTTATCACACCTGTGCACTGTAGCTCTTAGAATATGGTCAAGTTTAACCAAGTTCTTCCCTAGGTTTGGTGTGAttacacatttttgctgttgtgcgatatattcatgaaaataccaaaaccaacaaacataaaaatggGTCACAAaggtgtaatttaaaaaaaatgaaatgacaatttTACAGCTTGACTTTTAAGCAAACTTTACTCAAATGAAAATCATTATTACATCTGACTGTTGTCAGATTGATACACATTTGCCACTAATTAGATGCCTCtgataaacataaaataaactgcagtgCCCATGGTCAAAATAACAAAGGAACATGTCCTTCACTGCGGACTCACTGAGAACTGCATAATtgtattttggtctttttgtggggTATCAAAACTGCTTAGCTGGTTTGAGAAACTAAATGAAATATTGAAGTGGCAGCTTCTTGTCATGTAAACAGGCACACAATATATTTCTCCAGCAATGAGAaccacaaggtttttttttttgtttttttttttttttaaactactaaCACTCCTCTACCACCCTCAAATAAAACCTGGACTGATGTAATGGATTTTTATTATAATCCTGCCACTTTTTAGTGTATGATTCATTCAGGTTTTAGATCCTTTTTCGACTCCAAATGTGTCCAATTTTGAAACCGAGGTGCTCTCAAAACGCTGGTAATTATGGTGATTGAGATGAATGGCGTGACAGTGATAAACAGTAGATTGGTCTACATCTCtagagtaaaaactgaaaatgctttCCTATGCTGCAGTAGTGTAGGggcttttaaagaaaacctgtcacctgctgattttattttacaaaagtgtGGATTGTTGTAATTCTGGGTGAATGACAGCTTAGTTCTCAGACGAAGTTGCACAGGGACTTATAAAGTTAACTTAAGTTTGTGTAATGAGAGCAttttgtgcatgcgtgggtgGGAACGTGTCCTAATTGTGTGTGTACGACATGTGAGCCAGCTTGTGTTACCTTTGTTTTCTTGATCGCCCTCCTCATTAATAATAGACATGCTGCGGCACCACGGTGAACAATTTGAACTCGCTTACAAGATTACACATTTCTGTAATCGCACAAGTCTGCCGGTTGTAGACGTTCAGCACCCATCCGTCTCACATCGGCGCTGTCACATCTGAGTGCTGCAGAGTAGATGCTGCAATCGCATTTATCTGCGCTGTCCTCTTGAgcacatcttgtttttgtttatctcTAGGTAGATGACAGTCAGAGTGTGCAGCTGAACAGTGAGAAGGAGGATTCTCTTTCTTCACCCACCAAATCATCGCTCGTACGACAGACTGCGACCGCTCATCTGAAGGGTCAGAACCAGGCGTCAGTCACACTGGAGAAAGTCAGCCAGGCGAAGCAGAACGCTACAGAACAGGGGAAGGAGGTGAACGGTGCCGGCCTCCCCAGCCGGGCCTCTTTTCACAACAATGGATACTCCCATCTGCCCTCCACTCAGATTCTGCCCCAGCCGTATTCAAACCTGCACACTCCCCACcgcaataaaaatgcaacaccACCGTCTAATGCAACCCCTGACTTCCCTAAGGTGCGTTGTAGTATCGCTCATCACGCAGCACTATGTGCATATATCGATGCACTTGGGAAACAGTACACAACTCAGAAAATCTAGGATGTAATTATGATGGATCAAACTTATTAAGGATCAGAtcagttgtgtgtgtttgaagatACCAGCTGATCtatagaaaaatgaaaagtaattACTTTTCTAAGCAGTTCTAAGCTATTTTGCTCAGAAGTGATTAAGTACTAATCAGTATCCGCATACCTCATTGTAAATTAGTTTACTTTTTTCGCAGCTTTTACTATCATAATCTGAATGGAATGCAGGGGAGAAGTCGGTGTAAAATAACAACCTGTAATTGAATTAAtaataaactgtcaaaaaataacTTACTAAATATATAATAACTGGTTAGTAGTGCAGGGCCAAGTATCAGCATTTTGGAACGTTTCGGATGGTATTTTTCACAGCAGTTGGTTTGACAGCTcagtgcagaaaaaacaaaggtgTAATGAAAAATGATTGTAATCCATTTAGGTGAGCCAGATTCAAGAGGCTGGCGTTGCACATGCTGGTTGGCTGTCGTGGCTTACTGGACACTTGATGGAACAGAACCATCATTATTGGTATTTGTTTCACAGGTGCTTTCATAGCTGCACTATGACAAGCCAGAATGCCATGAAAAAGAGACATTGTTAGTTTTGTAGAACCTGCAAGGAGACAACTTATTTAATAACCTTGTCACCAGTATGCCTAAACTTAGCCCAATATATTCTGCAGACCGTTGAAAACACCAGTGTATGCGCAGTTTGTGCACGCAGGGCTTTTAGAtggtcttaaaaataaaacGCCTGATATGCGCATGAGGTGATCTAATTTAAGTTTTGATACTTTGTATGAGCTGTTTTCACAAATCTAACCTTGAttgatgaaatgtcaaaaacccTATTTAATTTAAAGCTGCGTCACCATTAACTAAAGCCACAAACAACTGAATGAGCATCACTTGGCGATAAGATAATAATAAATGGGTCATTCAGTGCATCCATTTGCTATATTCGTGTAGCAGGCCTCTGAAGTCTCTAATTTCACCAGGAAGCGAAGGACACGGGATCACAGGGTGTCACCTTTACCTACgcgagtgtgtgtctgtctgtttcaggTGGATCACAGTGACATGAGAGTGAGCCTCGCTCTTAAACCCAACAGCGTACCAGACTTTGGTTTCCATACACACTGGGACTCCACAGGAGCGAGGGTGAAACTCATTCAACCTGGTAAGATTTTGGCTGAATTTAAGTCTGGATTGCTAAAGTTCTTTTACAATATGAATATATTATAAGTAAAGTGAAACGGTATTTAGATTATGTGTTTGTCTGAAGCAGCGACAAGTCCGTGACAGATATGGTAATGCTACATGGTGCTTACATGATATTTTCTACTTTGCAAAGAGGAAACTTGCTCTCACAGTCAGCACATGACCATTCAAGTCAGCCTGTATAGTGTTACAGAACAGGAGGAGGGAGGTTGGATTTTATACTAAGAAAAAGAGAGATATGTCACAACAGTTAATGGATCCTAATTTCCCAGACTGAttatgattttataaatgtgcAGAGAAATGATCATTGCgtgtttcagtttttcctctgcatcaaaaactacaaaatgcagCCAGTGATTTAAAACTCAACCATGAATAATTAATTAGATGTGATAGAGGTGTCACTTACTCGCTGCTGTGTAGTTTTGGCTTACTGGCCCACTTTTCAACAGATTGTGGCTTCCTTCCCGCTTCCCACAAATACACCTTGAAGCTGGTTCTTTAACTGTTGCTCTCATCTTTCCTAATTTTCCTGATTCCTCCTCATCCCTCAGGAAGTCCAGCGGAGCTCTGCCGGCTGCGTGTGGATGATGAGATTGTGGCCGTTGATGGAGTTCCGGTGACACAGTTGAGCTACAACCAGTGGAAGGATAAAATGGCATCTGCCCTGCAAACCGGCAATCTGACCATGGACATTCGACGCTATGGCAACAAGGGTAAGGATAACGAGCACAGAAAGACGGCCATGCCCTTTGCCACCTCCTTTAAATTGCTTGTGATCATTTAACCTCTAACTTCTAACTGGTGGTCACAAACATTGGTTTTATGGCAGTGACTTTGGTTTTGATGGCTGGTTGTTTTTAATTAGATTGGAGCACCAGCGATGGGAGTCATCACAGCCTGCCAGGCCAGAGCAGGGTGACCCTCAATCTGAGTGCTGCGGCACCTGTTTTAATAGCTTGCACTGATCACCATGCCAACGGTGTTGCCTCCGCAGAAACGGCAGTCACAGAAGTGTCCAAATTCAATGGACAGTCAGACAATGTGAGCTATGTTTTAGCAAGTTAACACGTTACTTCAAAATTGGGAGCTGTTTTTCTCATAGTGTAGCTTAATTTGTGGTGTTGTGGTGTCTTCTTTCACCTGCCCAGGTAATACAGGGTAAAGTCTTGGGTGGAGTGCTTTCTGACAACCTCAGGACAGCCAGAAGTAAAGGTAATAACAGGAGTAAAGTCTGTAATagcaaaaatattgcaaaagatatggcaaacactgtaaaaatacctCTAAGATGTACGTGTATCTTCTTACACATATCCTCTTTGTGCATGTAGATTATATTATTACTAGGAAAAATCAGAAAAGGAGGGCAGAATTTTTCAAACAGAAAGGTAAATTGCAAGTTTAAGCTTGGCAACTTGTGTAGCTGCTTTGGTTGATGGTGCTTGGCTTGGTTAAATTAAACATCCTTTAAAAGCTCAGGATTTTAAGAAAAGGTTTgtaaaagaaatcagaaaatgcataaatgtttTAGTCAGAGcaacttaaacacaaactaAATCTGACAACTATTAAAGAGGTAGCATTTGTGTAAATTAATGTGTATTGTGCAGTATTTctccattctttttttttttgcaaactgaggcaaaaagcaaaacagtacTTGTCATTGTGCAGCAGTGGGCATGACTTCACCCAACAACCACAGAGCTGACAGCACTGATCAGTTCATAATGATTAATAATTACCGACTTCTTTACAACTCTACACACTGTGTGCAACAAATTGCCTGTTTTACTGTAGCGGTGCAGGCTCTTTGTGCTAATGGATTGTAATCTTTGATTAGTAACTTTTCAATAGTCATTCTTCAGCACAATGACTGATTTGTATTGCCGTCCTTTGTGGTTGTTAATGAATCTGATGTGTGTCATACAATGGCTTCTCTCTTCAGGCTCTGCAGGATTCAGCTCATGGGTTTACTTGTGTGGtaaatgtttgcactgtgtgtgttatttctggtttcttttattttgagcAGCATGATGGATGTTGCGAAATCCATTGTCTGTTGTGGAGCATCAGCAGCAAGTGTACAAAGCAGATCTGTGTTTGCCATACAGCACGTGGATACCTTTCTTTTATTTACGATAGCATGCTTCACtctttgctctgcagtttcttcttctgtatTTGCAGTGAGGCATCTTTAGACTGGGGATACATGAGCAGAATAGTGTGCTTACTTACACAGACTTGTTGTCCCTGATCCTTGGCAACAATAAGCTTTGATATTTGTGAACAGTTTTTTAATCCAGTCCTGCAGGTAAAGGTGTACAAAGAGCGAAATTAAAATTGCATTCATTTTGTGAAACATGCTTCAATGAATACTGGAACTACTGATGCCTCTAGCAGGGCTGTTAAGGCTGCAGTGTTCAGTGTGCTGCTCAAAATGCTATCAATTCTTCCAATGTGTCTCCAGTCTATGTGTGATCTAATGTATGACCTGTGTGATATTACTGCAAGGTGTTTTCTTTGCTAACCAATTATTTTCTCACACAGGAGgctcagaatctgcaatatcaGATGTAAGTAACCATACGAGTGCAGATcaaagggtgttttttttttttttaatgcatggCCAAATATACATTACGCATGTGTTTATAGAGTATATGTGCAGCACTTTGATCATATTTGAGTCTGTaatctgttgtgtgtgtgcatcaccAGCTGCAGGTGCCATCCCTCAGCCCCTCCACATCCAGCTGGTCATGGGACCGTGAGGAGGATCGCAGGCGTCAGGAGAAGTGGCAGGAAGAACAGGAGCGCCTCCTACAGGTGAAGAATATTTTtccagacacagagaaacatgcATAAATACTCTTATTGTGCAATTTATACATGTTGTatggtgctttttttgtttggtttttaggAACAATACCAACGAGATCAGGAAAGGCTGGAGGCAGAGTGGCAGAAGGCCCAGCAGGATGTAATGGGAGTCTTGAAGTCAGGGGTAATGTCTTTTCCAATTTCCTGCCATTTTTATAGTCAAAAATTGATTGTACTTTGTTTAATATTAGCCACAGTAAAGGAAGAGAACTTGTTTTCCATGTGCATGAACATTAAAGCTGTTGCTCTTGATTTCCTTCAGTGCTTTTTTTAGAAATCCCATTGGAATCTGAATGTTGTTGGCCCACTTAAACGTCCAACGTGTTGCATTGTCTATGtacaatgtcatttttcatgctCTACTTgctttttgtctatttaaagCAGAACACCTTCGAGATAAACACCACTGGTGATAGTCCTGCCAGCACTCCGCTCCATGTGAATGGACTGGCGAACAAATCCAAAGGAGAAGAGCTGAGCCCTGACAGAGGAGAGCTGAAAGATGCAGGAGGAAAACTTGAAAGTAATGTGCAAGGACTGCAGAATGACAGGATGGCTGAAAAAGACTGGTAAATGAAACTTTTCTCCTTGTTTTAATATCCCCAagagaacagttttttttcatcgCTGCTGCCGGGCCTCCTGTTGCTTTCGCTTTGCCTTACTGCTGCTCTTTGCTGTATCTCAGGGCTGATGGCTCCTGTGGCTTCGCTCAGTTGTCCCCTGCACACAGGTCAGAACAAGCTTTGCCCAGCTTCCACTTATTTTCAGAACTTTGCATGGCTTCAGaatacagatatttgctctCAGTATTCAGCTTTTCACATAACAGTCCCAGTGCTTCTTTTCGGTTTATTATGACAATGAATTGCATTCACGTCTGCGTGTCATGAAAGGAGAAACTACCTGCATTTTCCTAAAAGATCACATCTAAGACTTAGAAATAAGTCATTTTTTGTGGACTGTCTCTCTCCTATAGGGCAAAGTCCTTGTCCACCCCAGTATTAACAGCCTCCCAGAAGCAGACAAAAGGTCAGTTTTCTCCCTCCTGCCGTCATATTTCCCTCTGCTCTAAAGATGTACTGTCTTAACATCTCCAAACTTTGATTGGTTTAGAttatcagatgaaaagaaaaggacaaTCTGTGTCTAAGGCCGAGCAGGAGCGGCAGCAGattttggaggagatgaaaaAAAGGACTCAGCTTCTGACTGACAACAGCTGGATACGTCAGcgcagcagcagcttttacaAGGAACCCATCTATGTTGGGATTCCTATGAAGAGGTGGGTCTTGTATTTGTACCTGGGTGTTACAGCGGACTTTGTTGCACTGTTTCATGAGCTGTGATGTCTCATCTGCAGGTACGAGTCTCTGGACAACCTGGATGCTTTGCGTCAGTCCCCAATCTCACCCGCTATGTTCCCAAGCTACCCTCGTCCGCActctgctgcaggtttctgtGCTCCGAGTAGGAACTCCTGCTCCCGCT
This genomic interval carries:
- the LOC111565070 gene encoding LIM domain only protein 7-like isoform X5, giving the protein MSIREELSPVSCDVQVRKSCAVLLVEKIKMEWRQQTSVSCADAFSEAQRWIEEVTGKSFGSDNFRAALENGVLLCDLINQLKPGIIKRVNRLSTPIAGLDNVSVFLKACGKLGLNDSQLFHPGDLQDLSTRVTLRRDESTRRLKNVLITIYWLGRKAHLDAFYSGPQLNFKAFEGLLGLALSKALDEGSNVKDSGYEESRYPEREERRSMRSSYKKGNSVDSIDFLDSRALRSNGEGFGSDAEAEQVYKMENTQPSAHQNKGYIPPPILRRKQGREATGKGCGSPLPRTYQIQVRPQRPVQVNPGWIWSKSLSDIPMVYPVRKDPDGDAIYDEGQDNRKNSIAAKDSEAQWQDDLTKWKNRRRSTKWDLRRKSQDREHVINQMTNGAVKNAGGLIKRDQQSPWRHKQAPRPYSTSPPSKPSSSDLRPHTRALLARSYAIESPFSPHSAAHTGGSSVGAMPASDGNILGEDTYFASAATDGAGVAAPSLDQPFSSHTQVKSQGSPQIFQSTLELTRPENVFTSQISTLVTQPNGSAESTSNRDPTSSMSSYEKPSFCIEPDAVNRAGVDAWEDLSHQNHKSNEESQKSSWEPAVDQGRAQRAAGVYKYLSRAGTWSGSASLPRGFRRSEGSTRLSSAITARPFGTKQSRMSSLPRLCSVDDSQSVQLNSEKEDSLSSPTKSSLVRQTATAHLKGQNQASVTLEKVSQAKQNATEQGKEVNGAGLPSRASFHNNGYSHLPSTQILPQPYSNLHTPHRNKNATPPSNATPDFPKVDHSDMRVSLALKPNSVPDFGFHTHWDSTGARVKLIQPGSPAELCRLRVDDEIVAVDGVPVTQLSYNQWKDKMASALQTGNLTMDIRRYGNKDWSTSDGSHHSLPGQSRVTLNLSAAAPVLIACTDHHANGVASAETAVTEVSKFNGQSDNVIQGKVLGGVLSDNLRTARSKDYIITRKNQKRRAEFFKQKGGSESAISDLQVPSLSPSTSSWSWDREEDRRRQEKWQEEQERLLQEQYQRDQERLEAEWQKAQQDVMGVLKSGQNTFEINTTGDSPASTPLHVNGLANKSKGEELSPDRGELKDAGGKLESNVQGLQNDRMAEKDWAKSLSTPVLTASQKQTKDYQMKRKGQSVSKAEQERQQILEEMKKRTQLLTDNSWIRQRSSSFYKEPIYVGIPMKRYESLDNLDALRQSPISPAMFPSYPRPHSAAGFCAPSRNSCSRYSTGAILSQRNASMDSSPNGCVWAAADISEEQRVASRFESETGSLTVSSAISSSSTLVPSPCDQLAVLQIEE